One window of the Saccopteryx bilineata isolate mSacBil1 chromosome 2, mSacBil1_pri_phased_curated, whole genome shotgun sequence genome contains the following:
- the LOC136322585 gene encoding late cornified envelope protein 1A-like, translating to MSCQQNQQQCQPPPKCPPKCTPKCPTPKCPPKCPPKCPPVSSCCSVSSGGCCGHSSGGGGCCGHSSGGGGCCLSHHRHRRSLRLRHRSSECCPQPSGGSSCCGGGSSCCGGGSGQSSGSCCGGGSSCCGGGSGQSSGGCC from the coding sequence AtgtcctgccagcagaaccagcaGCAGTGCCAGCCCCCGCCCAAGTGCCCACCCAAGTGCACACCCAAGTGCCCTACCCCGAAATGTCCCCCTAAGTGTCCCCCCAAGTGCCCGCCAGTCTCTTCCTGCTGCAGTGTCAGCTCTGGGGGCTGCTGTGGCCATAGCTCTGGGGGTGGTGGCTGCTGTGGCCACAGCTCTGGGGGTGGTGGCTGCtgcctgagccaccacaggcacCGCAGGTCTCTCCGCCTCAGACACCGAAGCTCTGAGTGCTGCCCCCAGCCctcggggggctccagctgctgtggagggggctccagctgctgTGGAGGGGGCAGTGGTCAGTCCTCTGGAAGCTGCtgtggagggggctccagctgctgTGGAGGGGGCAGTGGTCAGTCCTCTGGAGGCTGCTGCTGA